The following are encoded in a window of Salinibacter ruber DSM 13855 genomic DNA:
- the ppc gene encoding phosphoenolpyruvate carboxylase, giving the protein MPRWDDLDLETEGTGISKPLSRQVNLVGSMLGHIAEEQSGEALFEHVEGLRALCKAAEQEDAPEKREEAAERIAALDQDTLERLLHVYTTFFHLVNQAEQQEIIRINRERARQSGPSEWPLGPGDGPGADGAEPRPQSIDAAVADLKAEGYTADEVVAFFRQLDIQPTLTAHPTEARRRSVLRKEQHIADLLSTLRRPDATPDERAETLDRLYSQVAFLLGTDEVRAERPTVREEVEQGHYFLHGSIWDTIPAIHRDVQQALRRHYDATAELPAFLQYRSWIGSDRDGNPNVTADVTRWTVARQRRTTLEHYLDEIDELRDDLSISTRQLTVSDALEASLEADAEEIALPDDVRRQYQREPYRLKLCYIEERLRGLLDRIDATDVAAMAGAYAADDLLADLDLIAESLQGHGFEDAAQSGQLHRLRSLVKTFGFHLAALDVRQHSRVHEDTVAALLDAGDVVDDYGALSEEEKLEVLSRELQNPRPLVSRHADLPADAAELMEVFGVLRAMHAVDPDIVGSYVVSMTHTVSDLLEPMLLAKEAGLGAVVDGSYRCPLDVVPLFETIEDLDAADDRMETLFTHPVYAAQLEGRDGFQEIMLGYSDSNKDGGYWMANWALHKAIHALGVVCDEHDVDLRLFHGRGGTVGRGGGHTSQAIRALPPVVHNGRIRMTEQGEIISFRYALPDIARRHVEQIVNATLTATARAQNTPAPENPLLADKVSMESDVVALMDRLAEEGMSAYREFIDDPEGWQWYTAATPIEHISRLPIASRPVSRASEGEQVEFENLRAIPWVFAWTQTRYIAPGWYGTGQGLATLLENEPDARDTLRDLYENWPFFRTVLDSAQREMARARLPIAERYDALAEVETSFHAPIVDDYERAESAILEITDQAALFDGNPVLKKSIELRNPYTDVLNLIQIELLKRYRASTDDAEQEALREAIFLSINGVAAAMQSTG; this is encoded by the coding sequence ATGCCCCGCTGGGACGACCTTGACCTGGAGACGGAGGGCACCGGCATCTCCAAGCCCCTGAGCCGCCAGGTCAACCTGGTGGGCAGCATGCTCGGGCACATCGCGGAAGAGCAGAGTGGGGAAGCCCTCTTCGAGCACGTCGAGGGGCTGCGCGCGCTCTGCAAGGCGGCGGAGCAGGAGGACGCGCCGGAAAAGCGGGAGGAGGCCGCGGAGCGGATTGCAGCGCTCGACCAGGACACGCTGGAGCGGCTGCTGCACGTGTACACCACCTTTTTCCACCTCGTCAACCAGGCGGAGCAGCAGGAGATCATCCGCATCAACCGCGAGCGGGCCCGCCAGTCCGGCCCGTCGGAGTGGCCGCTGGGGCCGGGGGACGGCCCCGGGGCCGACGGGGCGGAGCCGCGCCCGCAGTCGATCGACGCGGCGGTGGCGGACCTGAAGGCGGAGGGCTACACGGCCGACGAGGTGGTGGCCTTCTTCCGGCAGCTCGACATTCAGCCCACCCTCACGGCCCACCCCACGGAGGCGCGCCGCCGTTCGGTGCTGCGCAAGGAGCAGCACATCGCCGACCTACTCTCGACCCTGCGCCGCCCGGACGCCACGCCCGACGAGCGCGCCGAGACGCTGGACCGCCTCTACAGCCAGGTGGCCTTCCTCCTGGGGACCGATGAGGTGCGGGCCGAGCGCCCCACGGTGCGGGAGGAGGTGGAGCAGGGCCACTACTTCCTGCACGGATCCATCTGGGACACCATTCCTGCGATCCACCGCGACGTGCAGCAGGCCCTGCGCCGCCACTACGACGCCACGGCCGAGCTGCCGGCCTTCCTGCAGTACCGCTCCTGGATCGGCAGCGACCGGGACGGCAACCCCAACGTGACGGCCGACGTCACGCGCTGGACCGTCGCCCGCCAGCGCCGCACCACGCTGGAGCACTACCTCGACGAGATCGACGAGCTGCGCGACGACCTGAGCATCTCCACGCGCCAGCTCACCGTCTCGGACGCCCTGGAGGCCTCCCTGGAGGCGGACGCCGAGGAGATCGCTCTGCCCGACGACGTGCGGCGCCAGTACCAGCGCGAGCCGTACCGTCTCAAGCTCTGCTACATTGAGGAACGCCTCCGCGGCCTGCTCGACCGGATCGACGCGACCGACGTGGCGGCGATGGCGGGCGCCTACGCCGCCGACGACCTGCTCGCCGACCTCGACCTCATCGCCGAAAGCCTCCAGGGGCACGGCTTCGAGGACGCGGCGCAGAGCGGGCAGCTCCACCGCCTCCGCTCGCTGGTCAAGACGTTCGGGTTCCACCTTGCCGCCCTCGACGTGCGCCAGCACAGCAGGGTCCACGAGGACACGGTGGCCGCGTTGCTGGACGCGGGCGACGTGGTGGACGATTACGGCGCCCTGTCCGAAGAGGAAAAGCTGGAGGTGCTGTCGCGAGAGCTCCAGAACCCGCGTCCGCTGGTGAGCCGCCACGCGGACCTGCCCGCCGACGCGGCGGAGCTGATGGAGGTGTTCGGGGTCCTCCGGGCAATGCACGCGGTCGACCCCGACATCGTGGGCAGCTACGTGGTGAGCATGACCCACACCGTGAGCGATCTGTTGGAGCCGATGCTGCTGGCGAAGGAGGCGGGGCTCGGCGCGGTGGTCGACGGCAGCTACCGGTGCCCGCTCGACGTGGTGCCGCTCTTCGAGACGATCGAGGACCTCGACGCCGCCGACGACCGGATGGAGACGCTCTTTACGCACCCGGTCTACGCCGCGCAGCTGGAGGGGCGCGACGGCTTCCAGGAGATCATGCTGGGCTACTCCGACAGCAACAAGGACGGCGGCTACTGGATGGCCAACTGGGCGCTCCACAAGGCCATTCACGCGCTCGGGGTGGTGTGCGACGAGCACGACGTGGACCTGCGTCTCTTCCACGGGCGCGGCGGCACCGTGGGGCGCGGCGGCGGCCACACCTCACAGGCCATTCGGGCGCTCCCGCCGGTCGTCCACAACGGCCGCATCCGGATGACCGAGCAGGGCGAGATCATCTCCTTTCGGTACGCCCTGCCCGACATTGCGCGGCGCCACGTGGAGCAAATCGTGAACGCGACCCTCACGGCCACGGCCCGCGCCCAGAACACCCCGGCTCCCGAGAACCCCCTGCTGGCCGACAAGGTGTCGATGGAATCCGACGTGGTCGCCCTTATGGACCGCCTCGCCGAGGAGGGCATGTCCGCCTACCGCGAATTCATCGACGACCCGGAGGGGTGGCAGTGGTACACCGCGGCCACGCCCATCGAACACATCAGCCGCCTGCCCATCGCCTCGCGGCCCGTCTCCCGGGCCTCGGAGGGGGAGCAGGTCGAGTTCGAGAACCTGCGCGCCATCCCGTGGGTGTTCGCGTGGACGCAGACGCGCTACATCGCGCCGGGCTGGTACGGCACCGGCCAGGGCCTCGCTACCCTCCTAGAGAACGAGCCCGACGCCCGCGACACGCTCCGGGATCTGTACGAGAACTGGCCCTTCTTTCGGACCGTCCTCGACAGCGCCCAGCGCGAGATGGCCCGCGCGCGCCTCCCCATCGCCGAGCGGTACGACGCCCTCGCCGAGGTGGAGACGTCGTTTCACGCCCCCATCGTGGACGACTACGAGCGGGCGGAGTCCGCCATTCTCGAAATTACCGACCAGGCGGCCCTGTTCGACGGCAATCCGGTCCTCAAGAAGTCGATCGAGCTCCGGAACCCGTACACCGACGTGCTCAATCTGATTCAGATCGAACTTCTGAAGCGGTATCGGGCCAGCACGGACGACGCCGAACAGGAGGCCCTCCGCGAGGCCATCTTCCTGAGCATCAACGGCGTCGCCGCCGCCATGCAGAGCACGGGGTAG
- a CDS encoding TonB-dependent receptor, whose protein sequence is MVLSSGAVLGQDTDELTLHGVVSNADGAPLLNATVRVQENHVALTDTTGYYELRVPRNGLPTRIDVEVRYVGKRTHRATLQVPEDSSRLRHDVRLPALDLYMDEVTVTAERARESVSNSTYIIDRAAVEQSQAFTLAGLLQLIPGQSITNPSLQGAQTINFRTDASGPYSRNNAFGVGIFMNGREINNNANMQGLNPVENPRVPFRSLEGGRFGDREYETGDTPGGGFDLREIPVGNIEEVEVVRGVASAEHGDILEGGVFIETTAGQSPWNAHLRRSGGEFNLGVNKGFQISPRHILNASLDYLRSNDDPRDQIKTFNRISSSLLWTSYYGSDRDIRNTLSLSYRTNVDGFKIDPDFDTRKRVFYRDQRVSFSNRLRLAAENVLYDEMTLSASGSWARSKSLLNEYVNPGVQPGNDTKQEGVNEGFFIPPNYRGKRKILGEPVSLSARLKLNRAVRVGDWDLNLAYGGDVSFDANYGAGRLINPRRPVPRNISSSRSTSFEARRPALVQGGAYVESTVSGTIGGHKLVSTIGLRGDSQHGYETLSPRINTRFYLTDHLSLTGAYGLQVKSPGLIHLYPGADYRDYALLNSYTGDVGESVYLAYTHVERDVTDNVQPMRSRRLEAGLEWSAQGTTISTTAYRNVTDNGITVQRRPEHINLPVYEMQGQGADGAPEFVDTGDTERVVYPQGYVTNALYTRNWGVELTASTPKIEVIQTSFSLNLSYNQSYYYNRSNSFNATDPVTKPENEIRYGVYPNTKQKSGRLQGTLTSTHHISDLGLLLTLRTEAFLYDYERTLDNSNRAVAYVNDEAEIVPIPEGEVDDARFDVLDRAPSEGTFRHYPPFAYFNLHANISKDIGKAVRLSFFANNVLNLRPRVWKNGRPKERLNQPPYVGMELRLTL, encoded by the coding sequence GTGGTTCTGTCCTCGGGGGCTGTTCTTGGTCAGGACACCGATGAGCTCACCCTCCACGGGGTCGTTTCGAATGCAGACGGGGCTCCGCTACTCAACGCCACCGTGCGTGTCCAGGAGAATCACGTTGCCCTCACCGATACCACTGGCTACTACGAGCTTCGCGTACCGCGGAACGGCCTGCCGACCCGGATTGACGTAGAGGTGCGCTACGTGGGCAAGCGCACTCACCGGGCGACGCTGCAAGTTCCAGAGGATTCCAGTCGCCTGCGGCACGACGTCCGGCTTCCCGCCCTCGACCTATACATGGACGAGGTGACGGTGACGGCCGAGCGGGCACGGGAAAGCGTCTCGAACTCGACCTACATCATTGATCGTGCCGCCGTCGAGCAGTCCCAAGCGTTTACCCTTGCGGGTTTGTTGCAGCTCATCCCGGGGCAATCGATCACCAACCCCAGCCTGCAAGGGGCTCAGACGATCAACTTCCGCACCGATGCCTCCGGCCCCTACAGCCGCAACAACGCGTTCGGGGTCGGCATCTTCATGAACGGTCGGGAGATCAACAACAACGCGAATATGCAGGGGCTCAATCCGGTCGAGAACCCGAGAGTGCCCTTCCGGTCGTTGGAAGGCGGTCGATTTGGGGATCGGGAGTACGAGACCGGCGATACACCCGGCGGCGGCTTCGACCTTCGCGAAATTCCGGTCGGCAACATCGAAGAGGTCGAAGTTGTCCGGGGGGTTGCCTCGGCCGAGCACGGGGATATTCTTGAGGGGGGCGTTTTCATCGAGACGACGGCGGGCCAGTCTCCGTGGAACGCACACCTGCGCCGGTCGGGCGGCGAGTTCAACCTCGGTGTGAACAAGGGCTTTCAGATCAGTCCCCGTCACATCCTCAACGCCAGCCTCGACTATCTGCGCAGCAACGACGACCCACGAGATCAGATCAAGACTTTCAACCGGATCTCTTCGTCGCTACTGTGGACCTCCTACTACGGTTCTGATCGGGACATCCGCAACACCCTGTCCCTGTCGTACCGAACGAACGTGGACGGCTTTAAAATTGACCCCGACTTCGACACCCGGAAGCGCGTCTTCTACCGAGACCAACGGGTCTCTTTTTCGAACCGCCTCCGTTTGGCGGCCGAGAATGTACTCTACGACGAGATGACACTGTCGGCGTCGGGCAGCTGGGCGCGCAGCAAATCCCTGCTGAACGAGTACGTGAATCCCGGGGTGCAGCCCGGCAATGATACGAAACAGGAAGGGGTCAACGAAGGCTTCTTCATCCCGCCCAATTACCGTGGAAAACGGAAGATTTTGGGGGAGCCGGTTTCGTTGAGTGCGCGCCTGAAGCTGAATCGCGCCGTCCGGGTCGGGGACTGGGATCTAAACCTCGCCTACGGGGGCGACGTCAGCTTCGACGCAAACTACGGGGCAGGACGCCTCATCAATCCCCGTCGTCCCGTTCCCCGAAACATATCCTCCAGCCGGTCGACCTCGTTCGAGGCGAGACGCCCGGCTCTCGTACAGGGCGGGGCGTACGTCGAGAGTACCGTCTCGGGGACGATTGGGGGCCACAAACTTGTGAGCACCATCGGTCTTCGCGGCGATAGTCAGCACGGGTACGAGACCCTCTCTCCGCGAATCAACACGCGGTTTTACCTGACCGATCATCTCTCCCTGACCGGGGCCTACGGCCTGCAGGTGAAATCCCCGGGCCTGATCCATCTCTACCCCGGCGCCGACTATCGCGACTACGCCCTCCTCAACAGCTACACCGGAGACGTGGGCGAAAGTGTGTACCTCGCGTACACCCACGTCGAGCGGGACGTGACCGATAACGTGCAGCCGATGCGCTCGCGACGCCTGGAGGCTGGGCTGGAATGGTCGGCTCAGGGGACGACGATCAGCACAACGGCGTACCGCAACGTCACCGATAACGGCATTACCGTGCAGCGGAGGCCGGAGCACATAAACCTGCCGGTGTATGAGATGCAGGGACAGGGGGCGGATGGAGCGCCCGAGTTCGTCGACACCGGCGATACCGAGCGGGTCGTCTATCCACAGGGCTACGTCACCAATGCCCTCTACACCCGCAATTGGGGCGTGGAGCTGACCGCCTCCACGCCCAAGATTGAGGTGATTCAGACCTCCTTTTCCCTGAATCTCTCCTACAACCAGAGCTACTACTACAACCGGTCCAACAGCTTTAACGCCACCGATCCGGTGACGAAGCCGGAAAATGAGATTCGGTACGGCGTCTACCCGAATACCAAGCAAAAAAGCGGGCGGCTCCAGGGCACGTTAACCTCCACGCATCACATTTCGGATCTCGGACTGCTGCTGACGCTCCGCACCGAGGCGTTTCTGTACGACTACGAGCGGACGCTCGACAATTCAAATCGGGCCGTCGCCTACGTCAATGACGAAGCGGAAATCGTCCCGATTCCGGAAGGGGAGGTGGACGATGCGCGCTTCGACGTGCTGGACCGGGCCCCCTCGGAAGGCACCTTCCGACACTACCCCCCTTTTGCCTACTTCAATCTCCACGCCAATATTAGCAAAGACATTGGCAAGGCTGTACGACTCTCTTTCTTTGCAAACAATGTTCTCAATCTACGTCCCCGCGTGTGGAAGAATGGGCGTCCAAAAGAGCGGCTCAACCAACCGCCCTACGTGGGGATGGAACTCCGCCTTACTCTGTAA
- a CDS encoding AAA family ATPase translates to MADPDSTPDTGAASPVRYGTDAFDRALQALHSGEDEPSTARILFHGGTRETRQQALAALTRHTTANLHQFRVPSLLNEQRMQTQNALRKAFDHAAEESALLYFDAADALFTHSHVDTPDGDAERAVPSTVEYFFDRVLAYENAVVIALQTQRHVDWAEEHVHLVVRFE, encoded by the coding sequence ATGGCCGATCCCGACTCGACGCCCGACACCGGTGCTGCTTCGCCCGTCCGGTACGGGACGGACGCGTTTGACCGGGCCCTCCAGGCCCTCCACAGTGGCGAGGACGAGCCGTCTACGGCCCGCATTCTCTTCCACGGCGGCACGCGGGAGACGCGCCAGCAGGCCCTTGCGGCCCTCACCCGCCACACCACCGCCAACCTGCACCAGTTCCGGGTGCCGTCCCTGCTGAACGAGCAGCGCATGCAGACCCAGAACGCCCTGCGCAAGGCCTTCGACCACGCGGCCGAGGAGTCGGCGCTGCTCTATTTCGACGCCGCGGACGCCCTCTTTACGCACTCGCACGTCGACACGCCCGACGGCGACGCGGAGCGGGCCGTCCCCTCCACCGTCGAGTACTTCTTTGATCGCGTGCTGGCCTACGAGAATGCGGTCGTGATCGCCCTCCAGACGCAGCGTCACGTGGACTGGGCGGAGGAGCACGTCCATCTCGTCGTCCGCTTCGAGTAG
- a CDS encoding PAS domain S-box protein, whose product MESDEPFSAPFSRSSFSEPAGWGPDTNAPAAVYADPGADVDPERSFGRVLDLATRLFEAPMGIGTLHANGQPRVVAADGLRDAGLQDEGDGIKARLCTRALRSPGATVVTNATDDDRLADHPWVAGDPGIRFYAGAPLVGPQGHRIGSLCVLDTEAQSPPPADVDRLKGLAEMIVNELELHRQADAWDRARQQYEAIFNHTYQFTGLLTPDGILVEANDTALEFGGLEREEVVGTPFWDTHWWQTGPETQQKLRAAVEQAAEGEFVRYEADVQGADETRTIDFSIRPVTDGDGSVTMLIPEGRDITDRKRQERQLRKEKRKTEEALQARDALLGSITENISEGIYRSTPDDGLVYANEALADMLGYRSVDALLEADPVHFYADPDQRAQVIQQSNRNDGITGVEVEFRRTDGTTFTGLLSATTVRGPDGAVQYYDGAVTEITEQKRQEQQLRQSRERWRRLVEKLQDGLHIAVDGDIRYINPAGAEILGADAPDDVIGHSLWDFVALEQAQQEIFEDRLRKIYRERTSTAPQEMEITGLNGERRVIESYTVPIKFDGEQAGQTVFRDITEQKEMEQALREREARLRSITENVSDGIYRSTPNKGLVYANRAFADIFGYESVEAILQIDPIELYANPDARSENRRITKEQDHIDAAEAEFRRKDGSTFTGLVSATTVRDENDEVIYYDGAITDITEQKEQARTLRDRQQKLESLYTATRHLLRAETPDAVATRIQHVLQDVFDYPLAGVDFAEDGRLVPVEGAIASPGQMPTIQSLSAGGDSIGARAYRSGETVVVQNVEALDNDVAYGGLRSVACAPMGTHGVVLMGQTSHDAFDAFNLRLVEVLVTYAAVVLDRLGREQKLREAKETAEQVNEMKSAFLANMSHEIRTPLTSIIGFAEAIGDEVSGGDPTVSRFAGLIEKGGRRLLETLDAVLNLSKLEAEEMELALAPLNVAEQAADTGALFEQQAEKAGIDLRVDVPSGPLWARADEGALRIVLRNLVSNAVKYTGDGGRVWIRARRAEDQAVLEVEDTGQGMDPAAVSTLFEAFKQASEGKGREYEGTGLGLAVTKQAVDQMEGTIDVDTEKGVGSRFVVRLPRPAPDETDA is encoded by the coding sequence ATGGAGTCAGACGAGCCCTTCTCCGCTCCGTTTTCTCGTTCCTCGTTCTCGGAGCCTGCCGGCTGGGGTCCAGACACGAACGCGCCCGCGGCGGTCTACGCCGATCCGGGGGCCGACGTGGATCCCGAGCGCTCCTTTGGCCGCGTCCTAGACCTCGCCACCCGTCTCTTTGAGGCCCCGATGGGAATCGGCACCCTCCACGCAAACGGGCAGCCGCGGGTCGTGGCCGCCGACGGGCTTCGCGATGCAGGCCTCCAGGACGAGGGCGACGGGATCAAGGCGCGCCTCTGCACGCGGGCCCTGCGGTCGCCGGGGGCGACGGTCGTTACGAACGCCACGGACGACGACCGGCTCGCCGATCACCCATGGGTCGCGGGGGATCCCGGGATTCGCTTTTACGCCGGCGCCCCGTTGGTGGGCCCGCAGGGCCACCGGATTGGATCGTTGTGCGTCCTGGACACCGAGGCCCAATCTCCGCCGCCCGCGGACGTCGACCGGCTTAAGGGCCTCGCCGAGATGATCGTCAACGAGTTGGAGCTGCACCGCCAGGCCGACGCGTGGGACCGGGCCCGGCAGCAGTACGAGGCCATCTTCAACCATACCTATCAGTTCACCGGCCTGCTAACGCCCGACGGCATTCTCGTTGAAGCCAACGACACGGCCCTCGAGTTTGGCGGGCTGGAGCGGGAGGAGGTCGTCGGAACGCCGTTCTGGGACACGCACTGGTGGCAGACGGGCCCAGAGACGCAGCAGAAACTCCGGGCCGCCGTCGAACAGGCGGCCGAGGGCGAGTTTGTGCGGTACGAGGCGGACGTCCAGGGGGCCGACGAGACGCGGACGATCGACTTCTCGATCCGGCCGGTTACCGACGGAGACGGGTCGGTTACGATGCTGATTCCCGAGGGCCGCGACATCACCGACCGCAAGAGGCAGGAGCGCCAACTCCGGAAGGAAAAGCGGAAGACCGAGGAGGCCCTCCAGGCCCGTGACGCCCTGCTCGGGTCCATCACCGAAAACATCTCGGAAGGCATCTACCGCTCGACGCCCGACGACGGCCTCGTCTACGCCAACGAGGCCCTCGCCGACATGCTCGGGTACCGGAGCGTGGATGCCCTCCTGGAGGCGGATCCGGTCCACTTTTACGCCGATCCCGACCAGCGGGCGCAGGTCATTCAGCAGTCGAACCGCAATGACGGCATCACCGGGGTCGAAGTGGAATTTCGGCGCACGGACGGGACGACCTTCACGGGCCTGCTGAGCGCCACGACCGTTCGGGGGCCCGACGGGGCGGTGCAGTACTACGACGGGGCCGTGACCGAGATCACCGAGCAGAAACGGCAAGAGCAGCAGCTCCGGCAAAGCCGAGAACGGTGGCGGCGTCTCGTCGAGAAACTCCAGGATGGGCTCCACATCGCCGTGGACGGAGACATTCGCTACATCAACCCGGCCGGGGCCGAGATTCTGGGCGCGGACGCTCCGGACGACGTGATTGGGCACTCCCTCTGGGATTTCGTTGCCTTGGAGCAGGCCCAGCAGGAGATCTTCGAGGACCGTCTCCGCAAGATCTATCGGGAGCGCACGTCGACCGCCCCACAGGAGATGGAAATCACCGGCCTGAACGGGGAGCGCCGCGTTATCGAAAGCTACACGGTCCCCATCAAGTTCGACGGAGAACAGGCCGGGCAGACGGTGTTTCGGGACATCACGGAGCAGAAAGAGATGGAGCAGGCGCTCCGTGAGCGGGAGGCGCGGCTCCGCTCGATCACCGAGAACGTCTCGGACGGCATCTACCGGTCCACCCCCAACAAGGGGCTTGTCTACGCCAACCGGGCCTTCGCCGACATCTTCGGGTACGAGAGCGTCGAGGCGATTCTACAGATCGACCCCATCGAATTGTACGCAAACCCCGACGCCCGAAGCGAGAACCGGCGCATCACGAAAGAACAGGACCACATCGACGCCGCGGAGGCGGAATTTAGGCGCAAGGACGGGTCAACGTTCACCGGCCTCGTCAGCGCCACCACAGTCCGCGACGAGAACGACGAGGTCATATACTACGACGGGGCCATCACCGACATCACCGAACAGAAAGAACAGGCCCGGACGCTGCGGGACCGGCAGCAGAAACTGGAGTCGCTGTACACGGCCACGCGCCACCTCTTGAGGGCCGAAACCCCCGATGCGGTCGCGACCCGCATCCAGCACGTACTCCAGGACGTGTTCGACTATCCCCTGGCGGGCGTCGACTTCGCGGAGGACGGCCGGCTCGTCCCGGTCGAAGGCGCAATCGCGTCCCCCGGTCAGATGCCAACGATCCAGTCGCTCTCGGCTGGGGGGGACAGCATCGGCGCCCGGGCATACCGGTCCGGAGAGACCGTGGTGGTGCAGAACGTAGAGGCCCTCGACAACGACGTGGCGTACGGCGGGCTGCGCTCGGTGGCCTGCGCCCCCATGGGCACGCACGGGGTCGTGCTCATGGGACAGACGTCACACGACGCGTTTGACGCGTTCAACCTGCGCCTGGTCGAGGTGCTGGTGACCTACGCCGCCGTGGTGCTCGACCGCCTGGGCCGGGAGCAAAAGCTGCGTGAGGCAAAGGAGACCGCCGAGCAGGTCAACGAAATGAAGTCGGCCTTCCTGGCCAACATGAGCCACGAGATCCGCACGCCCCTGACCTCGATCATCGGATTCGCGGAGGCGATCGGGGACGAGGTGAGCGGAGGGGACCCCACCGTGTCCCGATTTGCGGGCCTCATTGAGAAGGGGGGACGGCGCCTGCTCGAGACGCTCGACGCGGTGTTGAACCTGTCGAAGCTGGAGGCCGAGGAGATGGAGCTCGCCCTTGCCCCGCTCAACGTGGCCGAGCAGGCTGCGGACACGGGGGCCCTCTTCGAACAGCAGGCCGAAAAGGCCGGCATCGATCTGCGGGTGGACGTGCCCTCGGGTCCCCTCTGGGCGCGGGCCGACGAGGGGGCGCTGCGCATCGTGCTGCGCAATCTGGTGTCGAACGCGGTTAAGTACACCGGCGACGGGGGACGGGTCTGGATCCGGGCCCGGAGGGCCGAGGATCAGGCGGTCTTGGAGGTGGAGGACACCGGACAGGGGATGGATCCGGCGGCGGTTTCGACCCTCTTCGAAGCGTTCAAGCAGGCCTCGGAGGGCAAGGGGCGGGAGTACGAAGGAACGGGCCTGGGACTGGCCGTCACCAAACAGGCCGTCGACCAGATGGAGGGCACGATCGACGTCGACACCGAGAAAGGGGTGGGCAGCCGCTTTGTCGTACGCCTGCCCCGGCCGGCACCGGACGAAACGGACGCGTAG
- a CDS encoding transporter, producing MIRQSVVGTAVLLLLLTATPSHGQWVEAPGTGWVQLQVAHQRTQEGFSKDGTVVPLDELDPDAESITTTARLTGALGLFRGLDAWVDLPLHRQAFNGSGSDLLTTGLGDPRVFLRAGPSLLGIPELPVAVALRGGVKLTTGTFENDAETISLSQGQRDWSLLLEAGTSLHPVPIYVSGWAGHRWREENEQIARDPGNEWVFNTAVGGSLGRFEWKVAVDGLFGRPSIDTRTGFEFAARELVQVIPTVGWSVGPGAVQLGARLPVHGQSTRSDRLPASPTVTLGYFLSWDDPLWK from the coding sequence ATGATCCGTCAGAGTGTCGTTGGTACCGCCGTTCTGCTTTTGCTCCTGACGGCAACCCCCAGTCACGGCCAGTGGGTCGAGGCCCCGGGCACGGGATGGGTCCAGCTTCAGGTTGCGCACCAGCGCACGCAGGAGGGCTTCAGCAAGGACGGGACGGTCGTGCCCCTAGACGAACTCGACCCGGACGCCGAGTCCATCACCACAACGGCCCGCCTTACGGGGGCGCTCGGGCTCTTCCGCGGGCTCGATGCGTGGGTCGACCTGCCCCTCCACCGCCAGGCATTCAACGGCTCGGGGTCGGACCTGCTGACCACGGGGCTGGGGGATCCGCGCGTCTTTCTTCGGGCCGGGCCCTCTCTGCTGGGCATCCCCGAATTGCCGGTCGCCGTCGCGCTCCGCGGGGGCGTAAAGTTGACGACGGGCACCTTCGAGAACGACGCCGAGACGATCTCCCTCTCGCAGGGGCAGCGCGACTGGAGTCTTCTGCTGGAGGCGGGGACGAGCCTCCATCCGGTGCCGATATACGTATCGGGGTGGGCGGGGCACCGGTGGCGCGAGGAGAACGAGCAGATCGCGCGCGACCCCGGAAACGAATGGGTGTTCAACACGGCCGTGGGCGGGTCCCTCGGCCGCTTCGAGTGGAAGGTGGCCGTCGACGGGCTGTTCGGACGGCCCTCCATCGACACCCGTACGGGGTTCGAGTTTGCCGCCCGCGAACTGGTGCAGGTGATCCCGACAGTGGGGTGGAGCGTGGGGCCGGGGGCCGTGCAGCTTGGGGCCCGCCTCCCGGTCCACGGCCAGTCGACCCGCTCGGACCGCCTCCCCGCAAGCCCGACGGTTACCCTCGGGTATTTTCTGTCGTGGGACGACCCGCTTTGGAAATGA